A stretch of Bradyrhizobium sp. CCBAU 53338 DNA encodes these proteins:
- a CDS encoding phage tail protein — translation MSDQFVGEIQAFPFPFAVTGFNSAWLPCGGQLVPIQQFTALFALIGTYYGGNGTTNFALPNLNGAIAINQGQGPGLQNYDIGQTVGSPTVTLIGDNMARHTHTLQLGAKTTQGATAGPGAAGTTAAIDPNFTGFVPPPGNLTLVTNAVTLTGQNQPHDNTQPTLAIVWCIAYAGTFPSFG, via the coding sequence ATGTCCGATCAGTTTGTTGGAGAAATCCAGGCCTTTCCGTTTCCTTTTGCTGTCACCGGCTTCAATAGCGCCTGGCTGCCCTGCGGCGGCCAACTGGTGCCGATTCAGCAATTCACTGCGCTTTTTGCATTGATCGGCACCTATTACGGCGGCAACGGCACGACCAATTTCGCCCTGCCGAACTTGAACGGCGCGATCGCGATCAACCAGGGGCAAGGTCCGGGTTTGCAGAATTACGACATCGGCCAGACTGTCGGCAGCCCGACGGTGACCTTGATCGGCGATAACATGGCTCGGCACACGCATACCCTGCAACTCGGCGCCAAGACCACACAAGGCGCCACCGCGGGTCCCGGAGCGGCAGGAACGACAGCGGCGATTGATCCGAACTTCACGGGCTTCGTGCCGCCGCCAGGCAATTTGACCTTGGTGACCAATGCCGTCACGTTGACCGGGCAGAACCAGCCGCACGACAACACGCAGCCCACGCTGGCGATCGTCTGGTGTATTGCCTATGCGGGAACCTTTCCTTCCTTCGGGTGA
- a CDS encoding DNA polymerase III subunit delta', whose product MSPRQVERESAIPHPRETSLLFGHREAETALLTAYRSGRIPHAWLIGGPQGIGKATLAYRMARFVLAHGQPLAPAVQNARDLAIDPDDAVARQVAASSHGGLLTLERTANDRGVMRTVITVDETRETISFFGSTAAAEGWRVCIVDTVDELNPNAANALLKILEEPPQRSLFLLVSHAPARVLATIQSRCRKLRLRALSTDEVIGAAAAAADLAPTDLALREAAEASEGSVARALTLLGGDALKLQQRTAALLARLPEVDPRELHTLGESLGTSDRVALAAFIDGVDRWIADRLHADEANANQNLPRLARLAEVWEKIVRAARDTETYNLERKPLVFSVFGWLADATR is encoded by the coding sequence ATGAGCCCGCGTCAGGTCGAGCGCGAGAGCGCCATTCCGCATCCGCGCGAGACGAGCCTTCTGTTCGGCCATCGCGAGGCCGAGACCGCGCTGCTGACCGCCTATCGCAGCGGGCGTATTCCGCACGCCTGGCTGATCGGCGGGCCGCAAGGGATCGGCAAGGCGACGCTGGCCTATCGCATGGCGCGCTTCGTGCTCGCCCACGGCCAGCCGCTTGCACCTGCTGTCCAGAACGCCCGGGACCTCGCGATCGATCCAGATGATGCCGTGGCGCGGCAGGTCGCAGCGAGTTCGCATGGCGGCCTGCTGACGCTGGAGCGCACCGCCAACGACCGCGGCGTCATGCGCACCGTCATCACCGTCGACGAAACGCGCGAAACCATCTCGTTCTTCGGCTCGACGGCTGCCGCGGAAGGCTGGCGCGTCTGCATCGTCGACACCGTCGACGAGCTCAACCCAAATGCTGCGAACGCGCTTCTGAAAATCCTCGAGGAGCCGCCGCAGCGATCGCTATTCCTTTTGGTAAGCCACGCACCGGCGCGCGTGCTTGCCACCATCCAGTCGCGCTGCCGCAAGCTGCGCCTGCGCGCGCTTTCAACCGACGAGGTGATAGGGGCAGCCGCCGCGGCCGCTGATCTCGCGCCGACCGATCTCGCCCTGCGCGAGGCCGCAGAAGCCTCCGAGGGCAGCGTTGCACGGGCACTGACGCTGCTCGGCGGGGATGCGCTGAAACTCCAGCAGCGCACGGCGGCACTCCTGGCGCGACTGCCGGAGGTCGATCCGCGCGAGTTGCACACCCTCGGCGAATCGCTCGGTACCAGCGACCGCGTCGCGCTTGCGGCCTTCATCGACGGCGTCGATCGCTGGATCGCGGACCGCCTGCATGCGGACGAGGCCAACGCCAACCAGAACCTGCCGCGCCTTGCGCGCCTAGCCGAGGTATGGGAAAAGATCGTCCGCGCCGCGCGCGACACCGAAACCTATAATCTGGAGCGAAAGCCCTTGGTTTTCTCGGTGTTCGGCTGGCTGGCGGACGCAACGCGCTAG
- a CDS encoding alpha/beta fold hydrolase: MSTTRVIKANGIDLFIREAGQGPLVLLCHGWPELSYSWRHQIPALAAAGFHVVAPDMRGYGQSAAPADVAAYSIFDLVGDMVGLVQALGETKATVVGHDWGAPVAWHAALFRPDIFTAVAGLSVPPPFRGRGRPLELLRQGGITNFYWQYFQVPGVAESEFEHDVARTMRIVLGGRALADPNAAMFVQEGKGFLGHATAEEPLPAWLSEDDLAHFTENFRKSGFRGGLNWYRNLDRNWELTAPWQGAQIHQPSLFIAGAQDAVITGLIGAKRVNELERVLPNLTRKMIIEGAGHWVQQERPDEVNAALARFLREAASR; the protein is encoded by the coding sequence ATGTCCACCACCCGCGTGATCAAGGCCAACGGGATCGACCTCTTCATCCGCGAGGCAGGTCAGGGGCCGCTGGTGCTGCTGTGCCATGGCTGGCCGGAATTGTCCTATTCCTGGCGTCATCAGATCCCGGCGTTGGCGGCTGCCGGGTTTCATGTCGTGGCCCCCGACATGCGCGGCTACGGTCAGAGCGCAGCGCCCGCCGATGTCGCGGCCTATTCGATCTTCGACCTGGTCGGCGACATGGTTGGCCTGGTGCAGGCGCTCGGCGAGACCAAGGCCACGGTGGTCGGCCACGATTGGGGCGCGCCGGTCGCCTGGCATGCGGCGCTATTCCGGCCCGACATCTTCACCGCGGTCGCGGGCCTGAGCGTGCCGCCGCCGTTCCGCGGGCGCGGCAGGCCGCTCGAGCTGCTGCGCCAGGGCGGCATCACCAATTTCTATTGGCAGTATTTCCAGGTGCCTGGTGTTGCTGAAAGCGAGTTCGAGCACGACGTCGCCCGCACCATGCGCATCGTGCTCGGTGGACGCGCACTTGCCGATCCGAACGCTGCGATGTTCGTGCAGGAGGGCAAGGGCTTTCTCGGCCATGCGACGGCTGAGGAGCCGCTGCCGGCGTGGCTGAGCGAGGATGACCTCGCCCATTTCACCGAAAATTTCCGCAAGTCCGGATTCCGTGGCGGGCTGAACTGGTATCGCAACCTCGATCGCAATTGGGAGCTCACCGCGCCCTGGCAGGGCGCGCAGATTCACCAGCCTTCGCTTTTCATCGCCGGCGCGCAGGACGCCGTCATTACCGGCCTGATCGGTGCCAAGCGCGTCAACGAGCTGGAGCGCGTGCTGCCCAATCTCACGCGCAAGATGATCATCGAGGGCGCCGGCCATTGGGTGCAACAGGAGCGGCCCGACGAGGTGAACGCCGCACTGGCGAGATTCCTGCGCGAGGCGGCGTCGCGGTAG
- the metG gene encoding methionine--tRNA ligase, with the protein MATRAKKTAKGKKVAKKAAKTTAKKATKKAVKALARKAAKKVRKTKKAAAKKGVKKAAAKTAKKAGKKAAKKQVVAKKTVKKAAKKAVEAPTKKAARNATAPAVIAAPASGVAPPKAVKPKVSRPKARPAPKQAASVAAPARDNVFYITTAIAYPNGSPHIGHAYEAIATDVLARFARLDGKDVFFLTGTDEHGLKMVQTAQNEGLTPAALAARNAARFKEMDERLNVSFDRFIRTTEEQHHRSTQEIWRRMEANGDIYADTYSGWYSVRDEAYYAEDETRLNDDGVRLGPQGTPVEWVEEKSYFFRLSAYQDKLLKLYTDRPDFIGPDSRKNEVVSFVRGGLRDLSISRTTFDWGVKVPGDEEHVMYVWVDALTNYITGVGFPDESDKNWRYWPADVHIIGKDIIRFHAVYWPAFLMSAGIPVQKRVYAHGFLFNRGEKMSKSVGNVVDPFNLADQYGVDQMRYFFLREVPFGQDGNYNHEAIVARINADLANDLGNLAQRSLSMIAKQLGGVLPAPGEFSDNDKAIVAMADGMVAASREAMSTQQIHQWLNAVWAVVAEANRYFAGEAPWALAKTDPVRQKTVLYVTAEVVRQIAILVQPAMPTASSLLLDSLGIPADERNFAMLGGAKRIAPGSTLPAPTPAFPRYIEPAA; encoded by the coding sequence GTGGCAACGCGAGCTAAGAAAACCGCCAAGGGCAAGAAGGTTGCGAAAAAGGCAGCCAAGACGACTGCCAAGAAAGCCACGAAGAAGGCCGTGAAGGCGCTTGCGCGCAAAGCTGCCAAGAAGGTCAGAAAGACCAAGAAGGCTGCCGCGAAGAAAGGCGTGAAAAAGGCTGCCGCGAAAACAGCAAAGAAGGCAGGCAAAAAGGCTGCGAAGAAGCAGGTCGTCGCCAAGAAGACGGTGAAGAAGGCAGCTAAAAAGGCAGTCGAGGCTCCCACGAAGAAGGCGGCCAGGAACGCGACAGCACCGGCCGTCATCGCCGCACCGGCTTCTGGTGTCGCTCCGCCGAAGGCTGTGAAGCCCAAGGTCTCAAGACCCAAAGCCCGGCCTGCGCCGAAGCAGGCAGCGTCCGTTGCCGCCCCCGCGCGCGACAATGTTTTCTACATCACCACCGCGATCGCCTATCCCAATGGCAGTCCTCATATCGGCCACGCCTATGAGGCGATCGCCACCGACGTGCTGGCGCGTTTTGCGCGGCTCGACGGCAAGGATGTGTTCTTCCTGACCGGTACCGACGAGCACGGCCTGAAGATGGTCCAGACCGCGCAGAACGAGGGCCTGACACCCGCCGCGCTCGCAGCTCGCAACGCCGCCCGCTTCAAGGAGATGGACGAGCGACTGAATGTGTCGTTCGACCGCTTCATCCGCACCACGGAGGAGCAGCACCATCGCTCGACCCAGGAGATCTGGCGTCGCATGGAAGCGAACGGCGACATCTATGCCGACACCTATTCCGGCTGGTACTCCGTGCGCGACGAGGCGTATTACGCCGAGGACGAGACGCGCCTGAACGACGACGGCGTGAGGTTGGGCCCGCAGGGCACGCCGGTCGAGTGGGTCGAGGAGAAAAGCTATTTCTTCCGTCTCTCGGCCTATCAGGACAAGCTGCTGAAGCTCTACACGGATCGCCCCGACTTCATCGGACCCGACTCCCGCAAGAATGAGGTGGTGAGCTTCGTGAGGGGTGGCCTGCGCGATCTCTCGATCTCGCGCACCACGTTCGACTGGGGCGTGAAGGTACCCGGCGACGAGGAGCACGTGATGTATGTCTGGGTCGATGCGCTGACCAACTACATCACCGGCGTCGGCTTCCCCGACGAGAGCGACAAGAACTGGCGCTATTGGCCGGCGGACGTCCACATCATCGGCAAGGACATCATCCGCTTCCACGCGGTGTACTGGCCTGCATTCCTCATGTCAGCCGGCATTCCCGTGCAGAAGCGGGTCTATGCCCACGGATTCCTGTTCAACAGGGGCGAGAAGATGTCGAAGTCGGTCGGCAATGTCGTCGATCCCTTCAACCTTGCCGACCAGTACGGCGTCGACCAGATGCGCTATTTCTTCCTGCGCGAGGTGCCGTTCGGGCAGGACGGCAACTACAATCATGAAGCCATCGTCGCGCGCATCAATGCCGATCTCGCCAACGATCTCGGCAACCTCGCGCAGCGCTCGCTGTCGATGATCGCCAAGCAACTCGGTGGCGTTCTGCCGGCGCCCGGCGAGTTCAGCGACAACGACAAGGCGATCGTGGCGATGGCCGACGGCATGGTCGCCGCGTCGCGGGAGGCAATGTCGACGCAGCAGATCCATCAATGGCTCAATGCCGTGTGGGCCGTGGTCGCGGAGGCCAACCGCTATTTCGCGGGCGAGGCGCCGTGGGCGCTGGCCAAGACCGATCCTGTCAGGCAGAAAACGGTGCTCTACGTCACCGCCGAGGTCGTGCGCCAGATCGCGATCCTGGTCCAGCCGGCGATGCCGACAGCCTCGAGCTTGCTCCTCGACAGCCTCGGCATTCCCGCGGACGAGCGCAACTTCGCAATGCTCGGCGGCGCGAAGCGGATCGCACCCGGCTCGACGCTGCCAGCGCCGACGCCGGCCTTCCCGCGCTACATCGAGCCGGCGGCCTGA
- a CDS encoding D-alanyl-D-alanine carboxypeptidase family protein → MAFRLISFRHAGVAAGALARGLVAMALAVSLSWGGVLYAANQSVQGAKKTEDAGFDGDAPTAILMEASSGSVLFEKNADELRAPSSMMKLVTAEVVFNAIKKGDIKLTDEYRISENAWRKGGAPSGTSTMFAAINSKVSVDDLLHGAIIQSGNDACIALAEGIAGNEKIFASDFMTKRARELGMTKSTFANSNGLPDPGNKMTVRELGMLARHIILDFPEFYKLFGEKEFTWNKIRQPNRNPLLNSMEGADGLKTGYTKEGGYGMVGSAVQNGTRLIVVVNGLEDVEDRATEAKKMLEWGFRNFETRTLIAADQPVGYAKVFGGESRSVKLVAKEPVKVMVHKSGGDKLIARVVYSGPVRAPIQAGQLVGVVRVWRGGNIAVETPVYAAESIGTGSTVRRAIDGASELVIGMFRAGAEKL, encoded by the coding sequence ATGGCATTTCGTCTCATCTCGTTCCGTCACGCCGGCGTCGCAGCCGGAGCGCTGGCGCGCGGGCTGGTCGCGATGGCGCTCGCCGTGAGCCTCAGCTGGGGCGGGGTGCTGTATGCCGCCAACCAGAGCGTCCAGGGCGCCAAGAAGACCGAGGATGCCGGCTTCGACGGCGACGCTCCCACCGCAATCCTGATGGAGGCCTCCAGCGGCAGCGTGCTGTTCGAGAAGAATGCGGATGAGCTGCGCGCGCCCTCCAGCATGATGAAGCTCGTCACCGCGGAGGTCGTGTTCAACGCGATCAAGAAGGGCGACATCAAGCTGACCGACGAATACCGGATCAGCGAGAACGCCTGGCGCAAGGGCGGGGCGCCCTCCGGCACCTCGACCATGTTCGCCGCCATCAACAGCAAGGTCTCGGTCGATGACCTGCTGCATGGCGCGATCATCCAGAGCGGCAACGACGCCTGCATCGCGCTGGCCGAAGGCATCGCCGGCAACGAGAAGATCTTCGCCTCCGACTTCATGACCAAGCGCGCCCGCGAGCTCGGCATGACCAAATCGACCTTCGCCAATTCCAACGGCTTGCCCGACCCCGGCAACAAGATGACGGTACGCGAGCTCGGCATGCTCGCGCGGCACATCATCCTGGACTTCCCCGAATTCTATAAACTGTTCGGCGAGAAGGAGTTCACCTGGAACAAGATTCGCCAGCCCAACCGCAATCCGCTGCTCAATTCGATGGAAGGCGCCGACGGACTGAAGACCGGTTACACCAAGGAAGGCGGCTACGGCATGGTCGGCTCGGCCGTGCAGAACGGCACGCGGTTGATCGTCGTCGTCAACGGGCTTGAAGACGTCGAGGACCGCGCCACCGAAGCCAAGAAGATGCTGGAATGGGGATTTCGAAATTTCGAGACCCGCACGCTGATCGCGGCAGACCAGCCGGTCGGCTATGCCAAGGTGTTCGGCGGCGAGAGCCGCTCGGTGAAGCTTGTCGCGAAAGAGCCGGTGAAGGTGATGGTGCACAAGAGCGGCGGCGACAAGCTGATCGCGCGCGTCGTCTATAGCGGCCCGGTGCGCGCACCGATTCAAGCGGGACAGTTGGTCGGCGTCGTCAGGGTCTGGCGCGGCGGCAATATCGCGGTGGAAACGCCTGTTTATGCGGCCGAGTCGATCGGCACCGGCTCGACCGTGCGGCGCGCGATCGACGGCGCCAGCGAGCTCGTCATCGGCATGTTCCGCGCAGGCGCCGAGAAGCTCTGA
- a CDS encoding TatD family hydrolase, translating to MLVDSHCHLDFPDFAENLDGIVSRARAAGLTRMVTISTRVRRLDQLLAIAGRYDDVYCTVGTHPHNADEEDGISPDELIALTQHPKVVGLGEAGLDYFYDDGSPEAQARGFRAHIAAARATGLPLVIHTREADEDCARILEEEAAKGSFRAVLHCYTGGRELALKAVSLGLYIGFTGILTFKKSDALRALAAELPSDRILVETDSPYLAPGKFRGKRNEPAYVVEVAKVLAETRGVSFDEISRQTSENFFRLFSKVKA from the coding sequence ATGCTGGTCGACAGCCACTGCCATCTGGATTTTCCCGACTTTGCGGAAAATCTCGACGGGATCGTGTCGCGTGCCCGTGCGGCCGGCCTCACGCGCATGGTCACGATCTCGACGCGGGTGCGCAGGCTCGATCAGCTTCTCGCCATCGCCGGGCGCTACGACGACGTCTATTGCACGGTCGGCACTCATCCGCACAACGCGGATGAGGAAGACGGCATTTCGCCGGACGAACTGATCGCCCTCACGCAGCATCCCAAAGTCGTTGGGCTCGGCGAAGCCGGGCTCGATTATTTCTACGATGACGGCTCACCGGAAGCGCAGGCGAGGGGCTTTCGTGCCCACATCGCGGCTGCCCGCGCCACCGGCCTGCCGCTGGTAATCCATACCCGCGAGGCGGATGAGGATTGCGCCCGCATCCTGGAAGAGGAGGCGGCGAAAGGATCGTTTCGCGCCGTGCTGCATTGTTACACCGGCGGGCGCGAGCTGGCGCTGAAGGCTGTGTCGCTCGGGCTCTATATCGGCTTCACGGGCATCCTGACCTTCAAGAAGTCGGATGCGTTGCGCGCTCTTGCGGCCGAATTGCCGTCCGACCGTATTCTGGTTGAAACAGACTCGCCCTACCTTGCGCCGGGCAAGTTCCGGGGCAAACGCAACGAGCCGGCCTATGTGGTCGAGGTTGCGAAGGTGCTGGCCGAGACGCGTGGCGTGTCGTTTGACGAGATCTCACGCCAGACCAGCGAAAACTTCTTCCGCCTGTTCTCCAAGGTGAAAGCTTGA
- a CDS encoding PAS domain-containing sensor histidine kinase: MNPLAIKEDGKTLGRFGSLPRLGLRQRLRNLRLGKGAAHRDQTTTDLRASEARFKGVLAASPDAVIIVNDAGLIEFASDRVTDIFGYAPGELADKPIEVLIPERFRGAHLDQLKTYFRKPTTRMMGSGLFLWGRRKDATEFPAEISLSPVAMADRAAAIAAVRDISARRALEALQQKAAEALRESERRLRYFIKYSPAAIAILDKELRYLVYSDRWLADYGLAGRDLRGLSHYEVFPEIPDRWRDIHRRALAGETLRADEDSFTRGDGRVQWLRWEVRPWFDTLGNIGGVAFLTEDITDRKRMEAQLLQAQKMQAIGQLTGGIAHDFNNLLTVILGNAETLLDEMKDDDAHRKLVEPIFAAAERGAGLTHLMLAFARRQALESSTFDLNEVVTRMNALMRRTIGENVEVDLRLTKSLWRVTTDIRQMETAILNVVLNARDAMPQGGKLTIETGNVELSEDYAAHSVEVIPGQYVMMALSDTGSGIAPEILDRIFEPFFTTKPVGKGTGLGLSMVHGFVKQTGGHIQIYSEVGHGTCVKIFLPRAKADATTAVPSAWTPATLATGTESILVVEDDPHVRLFAVQQLRRLGYSVTEASDGRSALQEVARSGAPDLLFTDVVMPGGMTGSQLAERVGQMAPGIKVLYTSGYTENSSLHHGRLDPGVHLLQKPYRSEKLAHKVREVLDL, encoded by the coding sequence TTGAATCCACTGGCCATCAAAGAGGACGGCAAGACGCTCGGAAGGTTTGGTAGTTTGCCCAGACTTGGACTGCGGCAGCGATTACGAAACCTACGATTGGGGAAGGGGGCCGCACATCGAGACCAGACAACAACCGATTTGCGCGCGAGCGAGGCGAGGTTCAAAGGAGTCCTGGCGGCCAGTCCAGACGCTGTTATCATAGTCAACGACGCGGGCCTGATCGAATTCGCCAGCGACCGTGTCACGGATATCTTCGGATATGCGCCTGGCGAGCTTGCCGACAAGCCAATTGAGGTGCTCATCCCCGAACGATTTCGTGGTGCACACCTCGATCAGCTCAAAACCTATTTCAGGAAGCCGACGACCCGGATGATGGGAAGTGGGCTGTTCCTATGGGGCCGTCGCAAGGATGCGACGGAGTTTCCAGCGGAGATCAGCCTCAGTCCGGTTGCAATGGCCGATAGAGCCGCCGCAATCGCCGCGGTGAGAGACATTTCTGCTCGCAGAGCCCTTGAAGCCCTTCAGCAAAAAGCAGCGGAAGCCTTGCGGGAAAGCGAAAGGCGCCTGAGATACTTCATCAAATACTCTCCGGCCGCGATTGCGATACTCGATAAGGAACTGCGCTACCTCGTTTACAGCGACCGGTGGCTCGCCGACTATGGCCTCGCGGGGCGGGACCTGCGCGGGCTGTCACATTATGAAGTCTTTCCTGAGATCCCGGATCGCTGGCGCGACATTCATCGCCGCGCACTTGCAGGCGAGACGCTTCGTGCCGATGAAGATTCGTTCACGAGGGGCGACGGGCGCGTGCAATGGCTGCGCTGGGAGGTGCGCCCCTGGTTTGACACCCTTGGCAATATTGGCGGCGTTGCCTTCCTGACCGAGGACATCACGGATCGCAAGCGGATGGAAGCGCAGCTGTTGCAGGCGCAGAAGATGCAGGCCATTGGGCAACTGACGGGCGGCATCGCGCACGACTTCAACAATCTCCTGACGGTCATTCTCGGCAACGCAGAAACCTTGCTGGACGAGATGAAAGATGACGATGCACATCGAAAGCTGGTCGAACCTATCTTTGCGGCCGCCGAGCGCGGCGCAGGTCTGACGCATCTGATGCTCGCCTTTGCTCGTCGCCAGGCGCTCGAGTCGAGCACTTTTGATCTGAATGAGGTCGTGACGCGCATGAATGCGCTGATGCGACGCACTATTGGCGAGAATGTCGAAGTCGATCTTCGGCTGACGAAATCGTTGTGGAGAGTAACAACCGATATCCGTCAAATGGAGACTGCAATTCTCAACGTCGTTCTCAACGCGCGCGATGCGATGCCGCAGGGAGGCAAGCTGACGATCGAGACTGGCAATGTCGAACTGTCGGAAGATTATGCGGCCCACAGTGTGGAGGTGATTCCGGGCCAATACGTCATGATGGCCCTGTCCGATACGGGAAGCGGCATTGCGCCCGAAATACTCGATCGCATCTTCGAGCCGTTCTTCACGACCAAGCCCGTCGGCAAGGGAACGGGCCTTGGGTTGAGCATGGTGCACGGCTTCGTCAAGCAGACCGGCGGCCACATCCAGATCTACAGCGAGGTCGGACACGGCACCTGCGTGAAGATCTTTTTGCCACGTGCCAAAGCCGATGCGACGACCGCTGTTCCATCAGCCTGGACTCCTGCAACTCTCGCGACGGGCACTGAATCGATCCTCGTTGTCGAGGACGATCCTCATGTGCGCCTATTCGCGGTCCAGCAATTGCGCCGCTTGGGTTACAGTGTGACCGAGGCCAGCGACGGACGTTCCGCGCTGCAGGAGGTGGCGCGTTCAGGTGCGCCCGATCTGTTGTTCACAGATGTCGTCATGCCTGGCGGCATGACCGGAAGCCAACTCGCCGAGCGGGTCGGGCAGATGGCCCCCGGCATCAAGGTCCTGTACACCTCGGGCTATACCGAGAACTCGAGCCTCCATCATGGCCGGCTGGATCCCGGTGTGCATCTGCTGCAAAAGCCATACAGGAGCGAGAAGCTCGCGCACAAGGTACGAGAGGTTTTGGACCTCTGA
- the tmk gene encoding dTMP kinase has protein sequence MSESTGQRPSGRGRFITFEGGEGTGKSTQIKKLADRLGAARLRTLVTREPGGSPGAEIMRHLVLSGMGKLLGPEAETLLFAAARDDHVRTVIEPALKQGVWVLCDRFADSTRAYQGSLGSVPAELINAMQRVTIGDLKPDLTIILDLPVEIGLARAAVRRGSGTPDRFEGEKLTFHQDLREAYRKIAADEPARCVLIDANSDPDTVAGRVWTALRDRLLPTPASVVSA, from the coding sequence ATGAGTGAGAGCACGGGACAGCGGCCGTCCGGACGCGGACGCTTCATCACCTTTGAAGGCGGCGAGGGGACGGGCAAGTCGACCCAGATCAAGAAGCTCGCCGATCGTCTCGGCGCGGCCAGGCTCCGCACCCTGGTTACGCGCGAGCCGGGCGGTTCGCCGGGCGCCGAGATCATGCGCCATCTGGTGCTGTCTGGCATGGGCAAGCTGCTCGGACCGGAGGCGGAGACGCTGCTGTTCGCGGCGGCGCGAGATGACCACGTCCGCACCGTGATCGAGCCCGCGCTGAAGCAGGGCGTCTGGGTGCTGTGTGATCGCTTCGCCGACTCGACGCGGGCCTATCAGGGCAGTCTCGGCAGCGTGCCTGCGGAGTTGATCAACGCCATGCAGCGGGTCACGATCGGCGACCTCAAGCCTGACCTCACCATCATCCTCGATCTGCCGGTCGAAATCGGCCTGGCCCGCGCGGCGGTACGGCGCGGCAGCGGCACGCCTGACAGGTTCGAGGGCGAGAAGCTTACCTTCCATCAAGACCTGCGCGAGGCCTATCGCAAGATCGCCGCGGACGAGCCCGCGCGCTGCGTGCTGATCGACGCGAATTCCGACCCCGACACGGTCGCCGGGCGCGTCTGGACCGCGCTGCGCGATCGTCTCCTGCCGACGCCGGCCTCGGTGGTCTCGGCATGA
- a CDS encoding GNAT family N-acetyltransferase, whose product MIDRASLDIIPHDPALRLRPASPIDGPFIRHLFEQVRTGQITASGLSGPIVSQVIAQQFRSQAAGHAMQFPGAISMIVTRDGTAIGRLLLACASERWHIVDIALLPRDCGRGTGKQIFGALETSARQRGVGALTLSVLASNLAARRFYARQGFTEAGSVGAAHIAMKKDLA is encoded by the coding sequence ATGATTGATCGTGCGTCGCTCGACATCATCCCGCATGATCCGGCCCTGCGGCTGCGGCCCGCGAGCCCGATCGACGGGCCGTTCATCCGGCATCTCTTCGAGCAGGTGCGGACAGGGCAGATCACAGCGAGCGGCTTGTCTGGGCCGATCGTCAGCCAGGTGATCGCGCAACAATTCCGCAGTCAGGCGGCTGGCCATGCCATGCAGTTTCCAGGGGCGATCTCAATGATCGTCACACGGGACGGAACTGCGATCGGTCGGCTGCTGCTCGCTTGTGCGAGCGAGCGCTGGCATATCGTCGACATCGCGCTGCTGCCGCGCGATTGCGGTCGCGGCACCGGTAAGCAGATTTTCGGTGCTCTTGAAACGAGCGCGCGGCAGCGGGGTGTCGGTGCGCTGACGCTCTCGGTGCTCGCGAGCAATCTCGCCGCGCGCCGGTTCTACGCAAGGCAAGGATTTACCGAAGCCGGATCTGTGGGCGCGGCCCACATCGCCATGAAGAAGGACCTCGCCTAA
- a CDS encoding phage tail protein, translated as MSDPFVGEIRLFGFPRVPIGWFACNGQALPIAQYQVLYTVIGTTYGGDGVTTFNLPDLRGRVPIGQGQGPSLPPYTLGQPGGEETHTLIEAEMPIHSHALMSSTTVGTTPTPGQTVHLATASAGELYAPIANVGTYDTMAACVATAGNSVGHNNMMPTVVANYCICNEGIFPSSG; from the coding sequence ATGTCAGATCCGTTTGTCGGCGAGATCAGGTTGTTTGGCTTTCCGCGGGTGCCGATTGGCTGGTTCGCTTGCAACGGGCAGGCGCTGCCGATTGCTCAGTATCAGGTGCTTTACACTGTGATCGGCACCACCTATGGCGGCGACGGTGTCACCACGTTCAACCTTCCCGATCTGCGAGGCCGTGTGCCGATCGGACAGGGGCAGGGTCCAAGCCTTCCGCCTTATACATTGGGCCAGCCGGGGGGTGAGGAGACGCACACGCTGATCGAAGCCGAAATGCCGATCCACAGTCACGCACTGATGTCGTCCACCACAGTGGGCACGACGCCGACACCCGGACAGACCGTCCATCTTGCGACGGCGTCAGCAGGTGAACTCTATGCACCGATTGCGAACGTCGGAACCTACGACACGATGGCCGCCTGCGTCGCCACCGCAGGAAACAGCGTCGGCCACAACAACATGATGCCGACGGTCGTTGCCAATTATTGCATCTGCAACGAGGGCATCTTCCCATCATCCGGCTAG